AGAATGCGCTAGCACACCCATGCCTCGGCCCACAGTGACCTAAGCCAAAGGCATAAAGAACTCGCTCTCTGGTCAAGGACTTCCACATAGCTCATTACACACACCTGTTACATCTTCTACAGCTGCTTTTCATTCCTTTATCTCATTTACAATCCCAGCCAACTAAAGTCTTCCCTCTTTTCTCCTTCTAGCAGTGTCCACCGCCTCCCTCTGCCCACTCCTAACCAACGGCCTGCTGCAGGGCTGCTTTACCTGAAGGAATTTGGACCGGTTTTCCAGGAGCACTTTGTTGTCCGTCTTGATGGCTTGCTGAAACATGTAATCGCAGAACTGCTCCCGCACGAATCCTGGGCTGGCTACCAGGATGCACTTGACCACGTCGAAGTGGATGTGGCGCTGGATGGCCTGGACCACCTGCTCGTAGAAGCGCTCCAAGGCCCGGTCATGCTGCGAGCAGTTGCCTTTCCTTTTCCTGGGGATGTTCACTTCCACCTTGGCACGGGTGAGGGTCATGCTGGGAGTGACTAAGCAGATATGAGCGAGGCCTTCCTGCATGACCACGGCGGCCACGTCGGCGCTCCAGGCTGGGTCGCAGGCCTGTTCGATGCGCTCGAGAACCACGCTGTCCCACTGCTTCTTGGCCAGCGTGAACTGGCGGTTGGGTTCCAGCTCGATGGTGTGGTACGCCCCCATCTTGACGTATTCGTTCTCTTGGATGTTGGTCCCCTTGACCCGCAGCTGGCAGGCTTGGGAGTCGAAGTCGATGGCCTCCACGCACAGGGTGAGCGTGGTGCGGACCCGGTTGCTCCCCACGCTGCCCGTGGAGGACTCGGTCTGCACCTTGCGGATGGTGGAGGCGCGCAGGCTGTCGCCCACCTGCACCAGGTTGTACGTGTGCCACATGTCCTCGGGCTCCTCAGGGACCAGAGTCACCTGGCCCGCATTGTCCTTCTCAATGTCCTTCCTCACCAGCCTCATGGCCTCGGAGGGGGCTCGCCGCCGCCCACAGGAACACCCTGGGGCTCCCGCGCCCCTCGCCCTAGGAACGCGccaaggaaagggagagggaggctgggccggggagggggcggggccgctCCCTCCAGGTACCTGCCGGGCGGGGAGAAAACGGTCTCGCTCTGAGTCACGCGGCCCAGGGGAGCACTTACTCTAGAgtcttttctttttgcctctccgGTCGCGCGACGCCAGACACAGGCAGGAGGCACCCCAGCTACGCCGGCCTTCTCCCGGGGAGCAGCTGCCGCCGTGGAGCGTGGCTGACGAGGGCAGTGCGCACGCGCAGCACGCGCCCCGCCTCCCGGCGCACGTCCTACGTGCCCGGCGGAGAGGCGGTGCCTCGGCTGGCGCGCGAGCAAGCTAAGGCGGCGGGCGCTGTGACGTACCGACACCTCAGGTGCGCGGAATCGTTTgtcattattttaatgttttcccttagcccttttgtgttttcctttccaCCCCTGTGGGCATATGTGAGTGCcagtgttgtttttttattttaaaatttattttagtttggtGAGGTGAGCACTGTACTCCTTCCTtcgggataaatcccacttgaaaACTTTAGGAAAAGGAGTTTTCAGAAGTGTCACAGGGCCCTCTGttttgctgctgccttccccgCGCCCACACATGGCAGGCCTGAGGGAACCGGTATTCGCAGCGGGCGATTTCTAAGAACTGGTCCCGCGGGGCTTGTGCTGCGAGCAGCTGTTTCCCGCGCTCGCTGCTTGCGTCTGCAGGATCTGATTAGCCCAGATGTCAGAGTGCTGATCCCAGAGGGAGAAGCAGCTATGCCTGGAATTTACCCCTAAGTGGACGTCTCAGTTGGCTGACCTGAAGTCCTGGGAACCCCACAGTCTCCGCTTTCCACGGCCCAGCAGCCTGTGAAAAGttcaggatgggggctggggtccaggagctAAGGCTGGATCCTCACTGCCCAACCACAGTGAATAGGACAATAATCATAAAGTCACCAAAAGTTTCTTCAAGTTTAAGATAGTGTCCTGCAAGCGTGTCTTCTCATATTTCCTGTTCTATTGTACTTGGAGCTCACCAGCCCTAACTGGGTGAAAAAAAGCCATCCTCCTAGAACACCAAACTTGATGGATTTTtaccaggttttttttgtttgtgtcccCACTCCCCTTATCTCCCACTTTTTCCAATCCTGTTTTCCTCTGAGTGCTGAGTTCGCTCACAGAATTCTGAATGCTTGTAACAATTCCAAGACAACGCAACCACTTCTCACTAAGGGAGGCTTGGGTCACCCTAGAGTGTCAGGGTTCTCATTTCTCCATAGGAGGTTTTATCTTTTGAATCAGAATTCCTAACTGGTGGGATGAAAGTGTACAAGGctctgtgtgcatttgtgtgtgtgtgtgtgtgtgtgagagagagagagatagagagagagagagagagagagagagagtcatttTTGGCTGAGGACCTTGAAGTGCTAGACCACCAAAACAAGTCCCATTCATTTCTGCCATGGTCTGCCAGAGTCCAAACCACAGAATCACACTGGTAGGCACATAGTGCAGTCTTAATACAAGGTTTGCACCAAAAAGTTATCAGGTGTTTAATATTCATTGAGTACTTTCCTGTGCTGTTTCTACTCCTCTCCTGTCCTCCTAGGAGAACAGGTAGGGAAGTTAGGAGGTGAATTAAATATCACTTCACTAACGTTCGAAGCCATGCCGTCTGAACTCCACCGCGTTTCTCTTACTTCCCAATCCTACCAGTCTGCAATTCAAAATTAGGTAGCTATCCACTCTCACTTCCTCTAGGCTGTCACTTTTACCAGTTAAAGACCCAAAGCAAGCGGACCCTGAGGCTGTTAAAGCCACTGGCACCGTCCCTGCTGTTTTATTACCTTGTAAGAACATTATGATTCTCTGTTGGACAGTTCTCCCTCTGCCCAGCTAGGTCATATCTTTGAGGATGGTCTGATGCactacttttgttttttaaatatgcttATTGCTCTAATTGATACTTTTAGACAGTCCACACTGACTGCTAATTCCCTGGCtcttacacaatttttaaaacatgaatggATAAATCACTTTGTGCATTTTAAGTATCCATGGGCTTCCACGATTGAACACAGTATATCCTTTCTCATGGTTGCTCTGTGATCTGCAACATCTGTAACACTTTAAAACATTCGAAAAGTAGCTTGAGTCTATTGGTGATCAGATGTGTTTTCCCAGTTTTTTGCTTATCTAGTTCTGCAGACTAATCCGTGTACTTTTATTATGAGTTAATTTGGTTCTTATTCCCTATTCATTAATGTGTAACTTCTTAGTATTTCCCTCTCAGCACTTTCATTTCACAGAATACTTCCCACTTGTCCCTTTGGGGCATGCTGTGTTTCACCTAGAGAGTCACACTTGTCATGTGGCCATTCCAGGAGCTTTCTGCTCACTGTCCTTAGCTCGCACTGTTCTACTCACGCGTTGTCACTCATTTCATCCCTGCTCTGGGCCAGTTTCATACCTCAAACTTAAGACTATACCTTATATTAATTTGTGTGCAAATTTTCTTTCCTGTTACGCTCTAGATGAATTCACCCTTGTCTCCTTCCACTATGTCTTACCAGCTCCCTTGTACATAGTATTGCCCTTAGAAAAACTAGGTCAGATGTCATGTGTGCCCTTATTAATATTCATAAGAACATTTCTTCAGACTCTGATACTGTTATCAATAGTAGTTCACTTATtattaaatgtaatttaaaaactaCTGTGATTACAGAGATCTATTTTCAGtcatttcaaaaataagaaaaatcatgagaaaaaaacTAAAGTATTGATCTGTTGCTTTAAATTCTAattttgtgcttatttttattgactCATGGAGAATAGAAGCATTTGTATCAGTAAGTTTAACAGCATATAGTTTTCCCATAATGCCTTATTCATGGTAATACCTCCAAAAGAAAAATTGTCATTGTTATTTCCAagggtttttaatttatttttgaaatattcccAGTGTCTCAAAAGAATCAGACTAGAAGTCAAGAAAATTGCAGctcattttctgttttgattgCTTTTGCTGTAACTTTTGGCAACACACAGTCTATTTGAAGCTCAATTGCTTTCACTCAAGAATTGAAATAGGTGAATTCATAATTAAAatcattataattttaaattatatggtgaaatcttaaaaatttaaaacaacgggcccagtgcaatagcacagtggctaaatcctcaccttgcatccaccaggatcctatatgggtgctgatttgtgtacTGGCCTCTCTTatttccaatccacttccctgcttgtagcttaggaaagcagtagaacatgaccaaggcgttgggaccctgtatccacacgggaaacctggaggaagctcctggctcctgctttagattggctcagctctagctgttgtagccacttggggagtgaaccagtggatggaaaatctttctgtcttttcttctctctgtaaatctgcctttctaatgaaaaaaatcttttttaaaaatttaaaataacattatCTCACCATAAcacatttcattaaattttatatactatatattttttaaagatttatttatttgaaggcagagagtgagagagaattgATTATCCATgttctagttcactttccaaatgactgcaacagccaggactgggccagtctgagtcAGGTACCTAGAacaccatgcaggtctcccatgtgagtgagagACCCAAGTTCCttggccatcatcctctgctttcccaggcaccttagcaggacactgagttggaagtggagcagctaggagtcCATCAGTGTTTGGCTCTGGCGTGGATGTTTTACGGAACATAACCAAgtgtgccatagcaccagcccctatTCTGTCTTTTGATTTGAGTCTATCATTTTTGTGGTAAGAGACTGATTGCATGGTTAATATTTAAACACGAAGAATCAGCAGGCCTCAGTTATGGACTTGTTGGATTCTAGTAACTCTAGAGAGATCCCTTAACTCATAAGACTATATTCACTCTATTgtaaataagattatttttccTGCCTCCTTTGCCAATCCTCCTGAGCATCTATGCTTTGTAAATTGTGGAGCTCAGTACAAATGTAAAACATTCAGACAAATCTCCCAGAATACCTGATTGGAAACAAGAAATTGCATCAGACAAAGCAAAGGGCAAGAACTCATAATTGTGGATATTCAGCAAttcaggggaaaatggctttTAGAGTCAGCTGACACATTATCTGGTGggtgcatttgtttattttaacacCTGCTGTCCAGAAAAACTTAAGTCAACTTAATCTATGACATGTTGCTATAGCTCCTTGTTGAATCGGATTACTATACCCACTATTGTAGTAATGCGATGGATGTGGTTTGTATGACCTCAGCAGGGACTATGGGATGGAAATTTTATTTGACACATCCTGTGCTTAGCACTGCCACCCTTACATGGTAAGGACTAGATAAATTATCCtcatcttgttttgtttgtttgtattttctgtttttgaaattgaCTTTCCTGAAAAACAACCCTGATGTTTTCATTAATCTGCTCAAAGTGCCAGGGGGGCCTCCCAGCATTCCTTCCTTATGTGACTATT
This portion of the Ochotona princeps isolate mOchPri1 chromosome 23, mOchPri1.hap1, whole genome shotgun sequence genome encodes:
- the PELO gene encoding protein pelota homolog, which produces MRLVRKDIEKDNAGQVTLVPEEPEDMWHTYNLVQVGDSLRASTIRKVQTESSTGSVGSNRVRTTLTLCVEAIDFDSQACQLRVKGTNIQENEYVKMGAYHTIELEPNRQFTLAKKQWDSVVLERIEQACDPAWSADVAAVVMQEGLAHICLVTPSMTLTRAKVEVNIPRKRKGNCSQHDRALERFYEQVVQAIQRHIHFDVVKCILVASPGFVREQFCDYMFQQAIKTDNKVLLENRSKFLQVHASSGHKYSLKEALCDPSVASRLSDTKAAGEVKALDDFYKMLQHEPDRAFYGLKQVEKANEAMAIDTLLISDELFRHQDVATRSRYVRLVDSVKENAGTVRIFSSLHVSGEQLSQLTGVAAILRFPVPELSDQEDDSSSEED